A genomic stretch from Mycobacterium paraterrae includes:
- a CDS encoding glycosyltransferase family 1 protein gives MPASHVYVRHLSPPGMPDDVVRLDDPEPADGRKVPGGWWPPLMLEPGWVTSNHRLFDVFHVHFGFDAVGPDELFDVTRELHRFGKPLVYTVHDLRNPHHPDPRAHTDQQQVLVDAAAELVTLTNAAAEAIRRQWGRNARVLPHPHVLEQARIERQRPHGERFTVGVHAKSLRANMDPLPVLDALVKIVAALPCGELRINVHDEIFDRDNHWFAPDAGAALLEYDRHDHVRVRVHRYFSDDELWDYLSSLTVSVLPYRFGSHSGWLEACFDLGTAAVVPSCGFYHQQHHCGVFEFDEHRFDEESLRRAIDDLYREWAMGRSVPRATWAARRAERDRLAVAHRRLYQSVLS, from the coding sequence GTGCCGGCGTCGCATGTCTATGTCCGGCATCTGTCGCCACCCGGGATGCCGGATGATGTTGTCCGGCTTGATGATCCGGAGCCCGCGGACGGCCGCAAGGTTCCCGGCGGCTGGTGGCCGCCGCTGATGCTCGAGCCCGGTTGGGTGACGTCCAACCACCGGCTGTTCGATGTATTCCACGTACACTTCGGCTTCGACGCGGTCGGGCCGGACGAGCTTTTCGACGTCACGCGAGAGCTTCACCGGTTCGGCAAGCCGCTGGTCTACACCGTGCACGATCTGCGCAATCCGCATCATCCCGACCCGCGGGCGCACACCGATCAGCAGCAGGTGCTTGTCGATGCCGCTGCCGAACTCGTCACGCTGACAAATGCTGCCGCAGAAGCGATTCGGCGGCAGTGGGGCAGAAATGCCCGCGTGCTGCCTCATCCGCATGTCCTCGAGCAAGCTCGTATCGAGCGGCAGCGACCGCACGGCGAACGTTTTACCGTGGGCGTGCACGCCAAAAGTCTTCGCGCCAACATGGATCCGCTGCCGGTTCTCGACGCGCTGGTCAAAATCGTGGCGGCGCTGCCCTGCGGTGAGTTGAGAATCAATGTGCACGACGAAATCTTCGACCGTGACAACCACTGGTTCGCCCCCGATGCCGGAGCGGCACTGTTGGAGTACGACCGGCACGACCACGTCCGGGTCCGTGTCCATCGGTACTTCTCCGACGACGAGCTGTGGGATTACCTTTCGTCGCTGACCGTGTCGGTGCTCCCGTACCGATTCGGAAGTCATTCGGGATGGTTGGAAGCCTGTTTCGACCTGGGCACCGCGGCCGTTGTCCCGAGTTGCGGCTTCTACCATCAGCAACACCATTGCGGCGTATTCGAATTCGACGAGCACCGCTTCGATGAAGAGTCGTTGCGCCGCGCCATCGATGACCTATACCGCGAGTGGGCGATGGGGCGTTCGGTGCCGCGTGCCACTTGGGCGGCCCGCCGTGCAGAACGCGATCGGCTCGCCGTAGCTCACCGTCGCCTGTACCAGAGCGTGCTGTCATGA
- a CDS encoding zinc-dependent alcohol dehydrogenase: MKAVTWHGKRDVRVDSVPDPKIQEPTDAIVEVTSTNICGSDLHLYEVLGPFMNAGDILGHEAMGIVREVGSQAGDLRVGDRVVIPFQISCGSCATCDQQLYTQCETTQVRDQGMGAALFGYSELYGEVPGGQAELLRVPQAQFTHIKVPVGPPDSRFVYLSDVLPTAWQGVAYADIPDGGSVTVLGLGPIGDMASRIAHHLGYRVIAVDLVPERLARVAARGIQTIDLSNIDEPVGDVIRELTDGRGTDSVIDAVGMEAHGSPVTKAAQQVAGLLPDALGKRLMQTAGVDRLGALYSAIDIVRRGGTISLSGVYGGMADPLPMLTLFDKQITLRMGQANVKRWSDDIMPLLTDDDPLGVDTFATHVLSLDEAPHAYDIFQKKQDGAVKVILRP; the protein is encoded by the coding sequence ATGAAAGCTGTCACTTGGCACGGCAAGCGCGACGTTCGCGTCGACTCGGTGCCCGACCCCAAGATCCAAGAACCAACCGACGCCATCGTGGAGGTGACGTCGACCAACATCTGCGGGTCAGACTTACACCTGTACGAAGTGCTGGGCCCCTTCATGAACGCCGGTGACATCCTCGGGCACGAGGCGATGGGGATCGTTCGCGAAGTCGGGAGTCAGGCAGGTGACCTTCGGGTCGGCGACCGCGTGGTGATCCCGTTCCAGATTTCCTGCGGAAGCTGTGCGACGTGCGATCAGCAGCTCTACACCCAGTGCGAGACGACCCAGGTGCGCGACCAGGGAATGGGTGCGGCGCTCTTCGGTTACTCCGAGCTGTATGGCGAAGTCCCCGGCGGACAGGCAGAACTTCTACGAGTGCCGCAGGCGCAATTCACCCACATCAAAGTGCCTGTCGGGCCGCCCGATTCACGCTTCGTGTACCTGTCCGATGTGTTGCCCACAGCGTGGCAAGGGGTGGCGTACGCCGACATTCCGGACGGCGGTTCGGTCACAGTGCTCGGCCTCGGTCCGATCGGTGATATGGCGTCGAGGATCGCCCACCATCTCGGCTATCGGGTGATCGCGGTCGACCTGGTGCCCGAGCGGCTCGCCCGGGTCGCGGCTCGCGGCATCCAGACCATCGACCTCAGCAACATCGATGAACCCGTCGGAGACGTCATTCGCGAGCTGACCGACGGCCGTGGCACCGACTCGGTCATCGACGCGGTGGGCATGGAAGCGCACGGTTCGCCCGTGACCAAAGCGGCTCAACAGGTCGCCGGCCTACTGCCGGATGCGCTGGGCAAACGACTGATGCAGACCGCGGGTGTGGATCGGCTCGGCGCACTGTACTCGGCGATCGACATCGTCCGCCGTGGCGGGACGATCTCGCTGTCCGGGGTGTACGGCGGAATGGCTGATCCACTGCCGATGCTGACCCTGTTCGACAAGCAGATCACGTTGCGAATGGGCCAGGCGAACGTCAAGCGGTGGTCGGACGACATCATGCCGCTGCTCACCGACGACGACCCGTTGGGAGTCGACACCTTTGCCACGCACGTCCTTTCGCTCGACGAGGCTCCGCACGCCTACGACATATTCCAGAAGAAACAAGATGGCGCGGTAAAGGTGATTCTGCGGCCCTGA
- a CDS encoding universal stress protein translates to MDTAEILCPAIVVGIDGSEAAIRAAEWAVDEAVERDIPLRLVHAIPSQIEPAPFSAVGNVDMEVEYAETALRLACAAVTATGKTVKVDTEVVRGDPAPILIAESVDAAMICIGSTGIGRLARALLGSTATDVAENAHCPVAIVRSHEGHATRLSPLIVAAIDESDDSDAVVEMAIKEARLRTAPVLAVEVLRGETSRMPNSDWEHRVQCWNESHPDVDVYCAATRDGIADFLGVTNRTIALAVIGSSDADQVANLIGPHDHSMIGHAECSVLIVRP, encoded by the coding sequence GTGGATACCGCTGAAATCCTCTGCCCAGCAATAGTAGTGGGCATCGATGGCTCTGAGGCCGCGATCCGGGCTGCGGAATGGGCGGTCGACGAGGCCGTTGAGCGGGACATTCCGCTGCGCCTGGTGCACGCCATCCCCTCCCAGATCGAACCCGCTCCGTTCAGCGCCGTCGGCAACGTCGACATGGAAGTCGAATACGCCGAAACGGCGCTGCGGCTGGCGTGCGCGGCGGTGACCGCCACCGGCAAGACGGTGAAGGTCGACACCGAAGTCGTCCGCGGTGACCCCGCGCCAATACTCATCGCCGAGTCTGTCGATGCCGCAATGATCTGTATCGGCTCGACCGGTATCGGTCGGCTGGCGCGCGCTCTGCTGGGTTCGACGGCCACTGATGTCGCCGAAAATGCGCACTGCCCGGTGGCGATCGTCCGCAGCCACGAAGGCCATGCGACCCGGCTGAGCCCGTTGATCGTAGCCGCGATCGATGAGTCGGACGACAGCGACGCAGTGGTCGAAATGGCCATCAAAGAGGCGAGATTGCGCACGGCGCCGGTTCTTGCTGTCGAGGTGCTGCGCGGGGAGACCAGTCGCATGCCCAACAGCGATTGGGAACACCGAGTTCAGTGCTGGAACGAGTCCCACCCGGACGTCGACGTCTACTGCGCGGCCACGCGCGACGGCATCGCGGATTTCCTCGGCGTGACGAACAGGACGATTGCGCTGGCCGTCATCGGAAGCAGCGATGCGGACCAGGTCGCCAACCTGATCGGGCCGCATGATCACTCGATGATCGGGCACGCTGAATGCTCCGTTCTGATCGTCCGGCCGTAG
- a CDS encoding GNAT family N-acetyltransferase — translation MEDPVSSKLRDGATVLLRRLGPSDIDAVKELHNRLTKEELYLRFFTPHPGFLPELADQLTDSGGQNYALGAFEADELVGVANYAMCGKPATADVAAVVAHGDHSRGVGTALLRRLVHVARVNGVRHLVGDVLSANSAMFDLLHEAGLKPQRKAYDCGVVHLDVDLSGAEFDSV, via the coding sequence ATGGAAGACCCGGTCAGCTCTAAGCTCCGCGACGGTGCCACCGTGTTGCTGCGACGGCTCGGCCCAAGTGACATCGATGCGGTGAAGGAATTGCACAACAGGCTCACCAAGGAAGAGCTCTACCTAAGGTTTTTCACCCCCCATCCGGGTTTCCTGCCTGAGTTGGCCGATCAGCTCACCGACAGCGGCGGTCAGAACTACGCGCTTGGCGCCTTCGAGGCCGACGAGCTGGTCGGGGTGGCCAACTACGCGATGTGCGGCAAGCCTGCGACAGCGGACGTCGCCGCGGTCGTTGCGCATGGTGATCATTCACGCGGAGTGGGCACCGCTTTGCTGCGCCGGCTGGTGCATGTGGCGCGGGTCAACGGCGTTCGGCATCTGGTCGGCGATGTGTTATCGGCGAATTCCGCGATGTTCGACCTCCTCCACGAGGCCGGTCTGAAGCCGCAGCGCAAAGCTTACGACTGCGGTGTCGTGCACCTCGACGTCGATCTCAGCGGCGCGGAATTCGACTCCGTCTAA